In the Oryza glaberrima chromosome 6, OglaRS2, whole genome shotgun sequence genome, one interval contains:
- the LOC127777148 gene encoding uncharacterized protein LOC127777148 isoform X3 yields the protein MDPPPPFDHPLHRRHYSDHHHFPPGGSGGSGGAASAAARSRYEYGGGGGYESHSHHQYHLPDHHHHHHHPPPRVQHHHHHHHQQLPAPTPPPPPPPPLPQHRLEPPPPHYGFPPRGHPDAYSPPPYHDPSPHHHYHCHGGDDFLPADEIRRVGGGHHHHHHHPQLQQLLPWEEAEEERRRYGGATQQLRLSPSGPRKRQRCAVHDADVESTSSSGPPPRRQRQQPHPDYALDDSFVDRNNAHPGYMVHEGFSIHSDSKVSRKIQMPTQMALPGSPHGTSAGYARRAPQKVAPSRVSVWHRIEENPAMYEPSSPPPHMPKEVHVLPCKSNNVAPASKELASVISVDCRGKSADGNDGDSNTGTKKNPVKKNEKVLASVLVKPPMEPKEKEVAAKKMLKKPDKVQKNAVHSNIRSLVSTPCPGAGAKKVKKIVIKKIVRKINGKGNQNSTPVVSEKRDGIDANACEKEEGEITTSSFEKDVISAHDPIAVSDTAGFGNAVNDQKQKNTNFTNPSGRNAASANGSMEIPDPPNGSGSAHPGKEEVLSPKNPVDNSNASLVVEPIEVLEKSGTEHPRKEHDMSSIGSGVNDAFADANNHTQKEVGEMNVAVAINSVRVSDAREVPRCDDSSMEESKVPKDVDANNAVCMDGVASNCDTTEVCGIEDARRECGKKLIGINDEKAFLLNNSARSSSTSDTCMTAVEGAQKKEGIILTGSSEKSIGFLGDSVGTHRTTEFGASKDAPNEGDDMPSHPSEKDFMSLNSCGGLNYTEVSEKEDIQEKEDRVPMESIVACTSSGNEDIQVNEGRKPMELSEANAFSGSGDSQGKECRIPMGSSETNTSSVNHVNASNEKDFSLSEDTQKKESHRPIESCENTTFEIMHHEEAPSTEEVITGVSLGRKVVEGPTRSNERCSGARDDPLDAEDSPVFVPPSSRNVESTYASPLYDPMEDSTSDGILNIGLGRNTTSKAAELLDLHRDHISSENDSLIHSRGTSSVSGNREQSVPTALTLGSNIYFSSAETDDWPEERHELVVEGQQGLTVETTSKLDSPGKIEVLNGAGFISTGIQNWLSLPPSINSMEMSGQFLNNGFTVSKGRLGLDQSMDDATSVSQDHDIAQDMDQRGSEDAFFSQDHSIRLCGSDLPHSHLLAPKESSMNGEDQSGIVLTGLHPSSSVNVLGHYGYQTDDIPVDKLNKLPSALKSSDAMDADQVSSQVCVNPDHTNDSNTENAGVESNAKQDLLSSWIEAIVSEAKKEHPPCKSTPLTVGLPDKLLEPKDSDRKTLLETVVPSAVKSPQINFASSTLQKVAPKQVTLPSSSREPTRANQNARHRTWHRGNIASSSSSLHASQPLGLPPKLPPKKNDKAQNSYIRKGNALIRNPSNGNHPHSSTGHDTQNNLNKPVVRRSMNFVRKADTKDLANSNISVERPKTPPLPLHTKSSCPTTLLEPLSQTLQKQHGHEAEKEDLTGQPKSGVDNSSIKSAQKSEPSDPSKVVYVRPKSNQLVAAQRQHPIDLVNSPTDKILSLQAPIASDLYLKKRKNQIVLSSCSPSDGLSTKETLPAENSNSEEKKDLMIACSISGIPGVKDRPQKALQTTNNVGRFSHVWTLNGQQPQRKGFMGSSHMNAFPRILPWKRKIFCKNFRSSHMSNVSSIRIVRKLLQTRKRDMIYTVSTDGFSLRKSGVLSVGGSSLKWSRSLEKRSQKVNKEATLALAEVERRKREKRKRQSLHDKGGNDHQFESVTGNQLRNSCQSSSDLRKPSTCNEYVRVSKGNQLVRNPKNVIRMLASDKVRWSLHTVRSRLAKKQQYCQFFTRFGECKKPRGKCPYIHDRAKVTICTKFLKGLCSNTSCKLTHKVLPERMPDCSYFLRGLCTNIACPYRHVKVNLNAPVCEDFLKGYCAYGDECHKKHSYVCPVFEATGECPQGSRCKLHHPKSKVKSKSRRPDFLQNSSWGRYFDASIDHQDETRKVSLDEDEREKPQRVFSDGDLGFISLDDDADEDVTALDASDDIPLMELDSGDLSAQTDNLDALIKPLRIMRTARV from the exons ATGGATCCGCCTCCCCCGTTCGACCacccgctccaccgccgccactacTCCGACCACCACCACTTCCCCCCCGGCGgaagcggaggcagcggcggcgctgcttCTGCGGCTGCGCGCTCCAGGTAcgagtacggcggcggcggcggctacgagTCCCACTCTCACCACCAGTACCACCTccccgaccaccaccaccaccaccaccaccccccacCGCGCGTCcagcaccatcaccaccaccaccaccagcagctgcccgcgccaacgccgcccccgccgccgccgcctcccctgccGCAGCACCGCCTCgagccccctcctcctcactaCGGCTTCCCTCCCCGCGGCCATCCCGACGcctactcgccgccgccgtaccaCGACCCGTCCCCGCACCACCACTACCATTGCCACGGGGGCGACGACTTCCTCCCCGCCGACGAGATCCGCCGCGTCGGTGgtggtcaccaccaccaccaccaccatccgcAGCTGCAACAGCTTCTCCCGTGGGAGGAGGCTGAGGAAGAGAGGCGCCGCTACGGCGGCGCCACCCAGCAGCTCCGACTATCGCCGTCTGGTCCTCGGAAAAGGCAGCGCTGCGCTGTGCACGACGCCGACGTTGAGAGCACCTCCAGTTCTggcccgcctccccgccgccagaGGCAGCAACCCCACCCGGACTATGCTCTGGATGATAGTTTTGTAGATAGGAACAATGCCCATCCTGGTTACATGGTCCATGAGGGCTTCTCAATCCACAGTGATAGCAAGGTTAGCAGGAAGATCCAGATGCCTACGCAGATGGCACTGCCTGGCTCTCCCCATGGCACGAGTGCTGGGTATGCGAGGCGAGCCCCACAGAAGGTTGCCCCTTCTAGAGTGTCTGTGTGGCACCGAATCGAGGAGAACCCTGCAATGTATGAACcgtcttctccgccgccgcatatGCCTAAGGAGGTGCACGTCTTGCCGTGCAAGTCAAACAATGTTGCTCCTGCTTCGAAGGAGTTGGCCAGTGTGATTTCTGTGGATTGTAGAGGGAAGAGTGCTGATGGTAATGATGGTGATAGTAATACAGGAACAAAGAAGAATCCTGTCAAGAAGAATGAAAAGGTGTTGGCTTCAGTGCTTGTGAAGCCTCCAATGGAGCCCAAGGAAAAGGAAGTGGCTGCTAAGAAGATGCTCAAGAAACCTGATAAGGTTCAGAAGAATGCAGTGCATTCCAATATTAGAAGTTTGGTCTCAACTCCCTGCCCTGGTGCTGGTGCGAAGAAAGTGAAGAAGATAGTTATAAAAAAGATTGTTAGGAAGATCAATGGGAAAGGTAATCAAAACAGTACCCCGGTTGTCTCAGAAAAGAGAGATGGTATTGATGCTAATGCTTGTGAGAAAGAAGAGGGTGAGATCACTACATCATCTTTTGAGAAGGATGTTATTTCTGCACATGATCCGATCGCCGTTAGTGACACAGCTGGTTTTGGTAATGCTGTAAATGATCAGAAGCAAAAAAACACCAACTTCACAAATCCAAGTGGAAGGAATGCTGCTTCAGCCAATGGATCTATGGAAATTCCCGATCCACCAAATGGTAGTGGGAGTGCACATCCTGGAAAGGAAGAGGTTCTAAGCCCAAAGAATCCAGTTGATAATAGCAATGCTTCTTTAGTCGTTGAACCTATAGAAGTGCTTGAGAAAAGTGGGACTGAGCATCCTAGGAAGGAGCATGATATGAGCTCTATTGGTTCAGGTGTAAATGATGCTTTTGCAGATGCGAACAATCATACTCAGAAGGAGGTTGGTGAAATGAATGTCGCAGTTGCAATCAATTCTGTGAGAGTTTCTGATGCACGGGAAGTTCCTAGGTGTGATGATTCCAGCATGGAAGAGAGCAAAGTACCTAAGGATGTGGATGCAAACAATGCTGTTTGCATGGATGGAGTTGCTTCTAATTGTGATACAACAGAAGTCTGTGGAATTGAAGATGCAAGGAGGGAATGTGGAAAAAAATTGATTGGCATAAATGACGAGAAAGCTTTCCTTTTAAACAATTCTGCCAGAAGTTCTAGTACATCTGATACTTGCATGACTGCTGTAGAGGGTGCTCAGAAAAAAGAGGGTATAATTCTCACTGGTTCAAGTGAAAAGAGCATCGGCTTTTTAGGTGATTCTGTGGGAACTCATAGGACAACAGAATTTGGTGCCAGTAAGGATGCCCCCAACGAAGGAGATGACATGCCAAGCCATCCTAGTGAAAAGGATTTTATGTCATTGAACTCTTGTGGAGGTCTTAATTACACAGAAGTTAGTGAAAAGGAGGATATCCAGGAGAAAGAGGACAGAGTACCCATGGAATCAATTGTAGCTTGTACTTCTAGTGGAAATGAGGACATACAAGTGAATGAGGGCAGAAAACCCATGGAGTTAAGTGAAGCTAATGCTTTTAGTGGAAGCGGGGATAGCCAAGGTAAAGAGTGTAGAATACCCATGGGTTCAAGTGAAACAAATACATCTTCCGTGAATCATGTGAATGCTTCTAATGAAAAGGATTTCAGCTTGAGTGAGGACACccagaagaaagagagccaCAGGCCCATAGAATCATGTGAAAATACTACTTTTGAAATTATGCACCATGAAGAAGCTCCTAGTACAGAAGAGGTTATTACAGGTGTGTCACTTGGGAGAAAGGTGGTCGAAGGCCCAACGAGGTCAAATGAAAGATGTTCAGGTGCTAGAG ATGATCCTCTTGATGCTGAGGATTCCCCTGTGTTTGTTCCTCCATCTTCCAGAAATGTAGAAAGTACATATGCATCGCCATTATATGATCCTATGGAGGATTCTACCAGTGATGGTATTTTGAATATTGGTTTGGGAAGGAACACTACATCTAAGGCAGCAGAACTTTTGGATCTTCATAGAGACCATATTTCTTCTGAGAATGATTCTTTGATACATTCCCGGGGCACTTCATCTGTATCTGGTAACCGTGAGCAGTCTGTCCCTACAGCTTTGACACTTGGTAGCAATATCTATTTTAGTAGTGCGGAAACTGATGATTGGCCTGAGGAAAGACATGAGCTAGTAGTGGAAGGTCAGCAAGGATTAACTGTTGAGACAACAAGCAAACTTGATAGCCCTGGCAAAATAGAAGTCCTGAATGGTGCGGGCTTCATCAGTACAGGTATTCAAAATTGGCTGAGTTTACCTCCATCAATCAACAGCATGGAGATGTCTGGGCAATTTCTGAATAATGGTTTTACTGTTAGTAAGGGTAGGCTAGGTTTAGACCAGAGTATGGATGATGCTACTTCAGTGAGTCAGGATCATGATATTGCACAAGATATGGACCAGCGTGGAAGTGAGGATGCTTTCTTTAGTCAGGATCACAGCATTAGGTTATGTGGTAGCGATTTGCCTCATTCACATTTGTTGGCACCCAAAGAGAGCAGCATGAATGGTGAGGATCAGAGTGGCATTGTTCTCACAGGTTTGCACCCTAGTAGTTCAGTAAATGTTTTAGGTCACTATGGTTACCAAACAGATGATATTCCTGTGGATAAACTGAATAAGCTTCCCTCAGCTTTAAAATCTTCTGATGCTATGGATGCAGATCAAGTTTCTTCTCAGGTATGCGTTAATCCAGATCACACCAATGACAGTAATACTGAGAATGCTGGGGTTGAGTCAAATGCAAAGCAGGATCTGTTGTCTTCTTGGATTGAAGCCATTGTATCAGAGGCTAAAAAGGAACACCCACCATGCAAGTCCACTCCGCTCACTGTTGGTTTGCCAGATAAGTTATTAGAACCAAAGGACAGCGACAGGAAAACATTACTGGAAACAGTGGTGCCTTCTGCAGTAAAATCTCCTCAGATAAATTTTGCAAGCTCAACACTCCAAAAGGTAGCTCCTAAACAAGTAACATTGCCTAGTTCATCCCGAGAACCCACTCGAGCAAATCAAAATGCAAGGCACAGGACATGGCATCGTGGCAACATAGCATCTTCTAGTTCATCTTTGCATGCTTCACAGCCTTTAGGATTACCCCCAAAATTACCACCCAAGAAGAATGACAAAGCTCAAAACTCTTATATACGGAAAGGTAATGCTCTTATTAGAAATCCATCAAATGGTAATCATCCTCATTCTTCTACAGGTCACGATACTCAAAATAACTTGAATAAACCTGTGGTAAGGAGAAGCATGAACTTTGTAAGGAAAGCTGATACGAAAGACTTAGCAAATTCTAACATCTCAGTTGAAAGACCCAAGACCCCTCCTTTACCACTTCACACAAAATCCAGCTGCCCTACAACCCTTTTGGAGCCATTGTCTCAAACTTTGCAGAAACAGCATGGTCATGAAGCTGAAAAGGAGGATCTCACTGGGCAGCCAAAGTCAGGCGTTGATAACTCAAGCATCAAAAGTGCACAAAAATCTGAACCCTCGGATCCTAGTAAAGTGGTTTATGTTAGGCCCAAATCAAACCAACTGGTTGCTGCACAGAGGCAACACCCTATTGATTTAGTCAACAGTCCCACAGATAAGATTCTGTCTCTGCAGGCACCCATAGCATCTGATCTCTatttaaagaaaaggaaaaatcaaaTTGTTTTGAGTTCCTGCTCCCCTTCTGATGGTCTGAGTACCAAAGAAACGTTACCTGCTGAGAATTCAAAttcagaagagaagaaagatctAATGATTGCATGCTCTATCAGTGGTATCCCTGGGGTAAAGGACAGACCACAAAAAG CTCTTCAGACAACAAATAATGTGGGGCGTTTCTCTCATGTGTGGACACTCAATGGGCAACAGCCACAGAGGAAAGGTTTTATGGGCAGTAGTCATATGAATGCCTTCCCACGTATACTTccatggaaaagaaaaatattctgCAAGAATTTTAGAAGCAGTCACATGTCGAATGTGAGCTCCATACGAATTGTCAG AAAATTGCTGCAAACAAGGAAGAGAGAtatgatttatactgtctcaacTGATGGGTTCTCTCTACGGAAATCTGGTGTGTTAAGTGTTGGTGGATCAAGTTTGAAATGGTCAAGATCCCTTGAGAAGCGTTCTCAAAAGGTCAACAAG GAAGCTACATTGGCACTCGCTGAAGTTGAAAGAAGGAAAAGGGAGAAACGGAAGCGGCAGTCTCTCCATGATAAGGGAGGTAATG ATCATCAATTTGAATCTGTCACTGGCAATCAATTAAGAAACAGCTGCCAATCGTCTTCCGATTTGAGAAAGCCATCGACTTGCAATGA ATATGTGCGCGTTAGCAAAGGTAACCAACTGGTTAGAAATCCGAAGAATGTAATCCGCATGCTAGCAAGTGACAAAGTTCGATGGAGTTTGCACACTGTGAGATCACGCCTAGCAAAGAAACAACAGTACTGCCAATTCTTCACTCGGTTTGGCGAGTGCAAAAAACCCAGGGGCAAATGCCCTTATATTCATGACCGAGCTAAAGTGACTATATGTACTAAATTTCTTAAAGGATTGTGTTCTAATACTAGTTGCAAACTGACTCACAAG GTCCTTCCAGAAAGAATGCCAGATTGTTCTTATTTTCTGAGAG GACTCTGTACCAACATAGCCTGCCCCTATAGGCATGTGAAAGTGAACTTGAATGCTCCTGTTTGTGAAGACTTCTTAAAAGGATATTGTGCATATGGTGACGAG TGTCATAAAAAGCACAGCTATGTATGTCCTGTCTTCGAGGCAACTGGAGAGTGCCCACAAGGATCTAGATGCAAACTTCATCACCCGAAGAGCAAAGTCAAATCCAAGAGCAGAAGACCAGATTTCTTGCAAAACAGTAGTTGGGGCCGGTATTTTGATGCCAGCATTGACCATCAAGATGAGACAAGGAAAGTTTCTTTAGACGAAGACGAGAGAGAGAAACCTCAACGTGTTTTCTCTGATGGGGATTTGGGCTTTATCAGCTTGGATGATGATGCGGATGAAGATGTTACAGCTTTAGATGCGTCAGATGATATACCGCTGATGGAATTGGACTCGGGGGATTTAAGTGCGCAGACTGATAATCTTGATGCACTAATCAAGCCACTTCGGATCATGA